The Acidobacteriota bacterium genome contains the following window.
CTCCTCCGGGTTCCAGACGATGAGCTGCCGCGCGCCGCCTGCCTCGACGATGATGGGTTGGGCCACCCCGAGGTCCTCCTCGCTCGACAGCGCGCGCCAGATCTCCTCGCCCGTCAGCTTGTCGAACGCCACCACCCGTGCGTCCGGCTGCCCGCCCACGAAGCCGATGAGCCGCTCGCCGTCGACCAGCGGCGCGCTGGCGAAGCCCCAGTCGAAGCCCCACTGCATGCGGTCCACGTCGTAGTCCTCGCTGTAGTTTCTGCGCCACAGGAGCTCGCCCGTATCGACGCGCAACGCGGAGAGGGTGCCGGTGCGGCCCAGCACGTACACCCGGTCGTCATCGACGGTGGGTGTGGCCCCGGGGCCGACCTCCCACTGTACCCCGGCATAGTCGGCTTCCCATTCCTGCACCCACAGCATCTCGCCGGTCCTCTCGTCGAACGCCATGGCGCGCTCGATGCCGCGCATCCCCCGCGTCGGCTCCCAGTCGGTTGCGAACACCCGCCCGTCGGCCACTGCCGGTCCCGCGAACCCCGCCTTGATCGGCATTCGCCAGCGCACCTTCAACCCGTCGGCCGGGAACGACTCGATCAGTCCGGTCTCGCGCCACTCGCCCAGCCGGCCCGCGCCGCGAAACTCCGGCCAGTCGTCGGCATGGGCATCCGCGGCGCCCCCCACGAGCACGGCCAAGCCGCCGACCAGTGCCGCCTTCCACGTCTTCATGATGGGTTCCTCGCGGCCGTCAGCGGCCCGCCAGCTCGTTGTAGATCGCCTCGACGTTCGCTCGTGCCCGTTCCATGTCGTAGTCGGCGTAGCGCTCCGACAGATCGAGACTCGAGACCGCCCGGTCGACGCTCCGTCCGGCCTCGTACGACGCCCGTACCGAGGCGAGGAAGTCCCGATTGAAGTCGGCGTACTCCGCCAGGTCGCCCCAGGTCATCCACCCCGTCCATGCCCGGCGCTCCCCCCGGTCGCGGCGGCCGCGCCCGGCGTAGGTCGTGGGAATGGGACCGTGGCCGGTGATCACCCGGTCCACGCCGTCGATGGCCGCCACCGCCTTCGCCAGCGTCTCCGGGAACGCGACGCCGCTCCCGCCGTTGGCAGTGTCGATCTCCGGAGCCGCCTTGTCCGGAAAAAGGTCGCCGAGATACGCGGTCCGCTTCTGCGGGAACACGACGACGACGTCGCCGTCCGTGTGGGCGGGGCCGAAGTGGTAGAGCTCGACGCGGTCGAGATCCTCGAGCAGGGCGAAGCGGTCCGTGAACGTCGTCGTCGGCAGTCCCGCGCCGCCGGCGAACAGCTCCATGCGCGCCATGTTCGCAAGCGTGTTCTCGTGCGCGATGAAGTCGACCACGTCCGGGAACTCGCCGTTGGCGCCGGTGTGATCGGCATCGGCGTGCGTGCTGATGATGGTCGTCACCGGCAGGTCCGTGACCTGGTAGACCGCGTCGCTCACCGCCTGTCCCCAACCGGGCAGCTTGGTGCCGACCAGTATGACCCCGCCGTTGATCTCGTCGATCAGCGCGAGCCCGTTCGCGCCGCCGTCTCCGAGGTGATAGAGGGTGTCGCGTACGTTGAGGGTGTCGATCCGGACGAACCGCTCCTCCTGTGCGTGTCCGCGGAACGCGAACGTGAGCAGCAGAACGACGCCCAACGTGATCGGACCGCACCACCGTCTCATGGGTCTCCTCCTCGCATGCCGGACCGAACCCGTCCGCGAACGCCCCGGACACGAGCATCATACCGCCGGCTGTCGGCCCGCCCCGGATCCCGTCAGAACGCCAGGCGCAAACCCCCGCCGGCGTGCGTGCCGCCGAGCTCCAGGGGCGTCGCCGATCGGCCGCCCAGGCGGACCGTGGCCGTGCCGCGGCTATAGCGGACGCCGAACCCGACGCCGACGCGTTCGGTCAGGAGCCACGTCCCATCGAACCCGAGGTTGAGTCCGAGACTGCCGGCGGTGACCGTCCTGGACCGGTGGCCCGTCAGCATGACCTGGTCGAAATCGTCACTCGCCTCCCGCGTGTCGATCTGCGACACGAGATCCTGTCTGGCGATGAAGATCGTGGGACCCCATGTGGCGCGCAGGAGGAAGGTCTCGTTGACGAACCACCAGTACTGTCCCTGAACGTGCAGGCCGATCTCCCTGCGGTTCAGGCCTCTGCGTACGCCGCTGGCCGGGCGGGAGAATCCGAAGAAATGGGGATGCGGAACCTGAGCATCGACCCGGGCGGTCGTCGGCTCGGCGACATGGGATCCGGCGAAGCCCAACGCGAGGTCCTTCCACAGGCGGAAGGCGATCCCGCCGTCGAGTGCATGGTGCTTGGTGACGTCGTAGTGCGACTCGAAGGAGCCGGTCTCGTCATGCTGCTGGAAGGTGACCCGGTTCATGAACGCGTCCTGGATGAACTGCATGCCGAAGTTGACGCTTACGATGCGCGTCCTCTCCGCGAGCGGCTGCTCCACGGGTGGCTGCTCTGCGGGCTGCCGCTCCGCGGATGGCGGCTGCTCTACGGGTGGCTTCTCTATGGGCTGCTGCTCCGTGGATGGCTTCTCTGCGGGCTGCTGCTCCGCGGATGGCTTCTCTGCGGGCTGCTGCTCCGCGGATGGCTTCTCTGCGGATGGCTTCT
Protein-coding sequences here:
- a CDS encoding MBL fold metallo-hydrolase is translated as MRRWCGPITLGVVLLLTFAFRGHAQEERFVRIDTLNVRDTLYHLGDGGANGLALIDEINGGVILVGTKLPGWGQAVSDAVYQVTDLPVTTIISTHADADHTGANGEFPDVVDFIAHENTLANMARMELFAGGAGLPTTTFTDRFALLEDLDRVELYHFGPAHTDGDVVVVFPQKRTAYLGDLFPDKAAPEIDTANGGSGVAFPETLAKAVAAIDGVDRVITGHGPIPTTYAGRGRRDRGERRAWTGWMTWGDLAEYADFNRDFLASVRASYEAGRSVDRAVSSLDLSERYADYDMERARANVEAIYNELAGR
- a CDS encoding PQQ-binding-like beta-propeller repeat protein; its protein translation is MKTWKAALVGGLAVLVGGAADAHADDWPEFRGAGRLGEWRETGLIESFPADGLKVRWRMPIKAGFAGPAVADGRVFATDWEPTRGMRGIERAMAFDERTGEMLWVQEWEADYAGVQWEVGPGATPTVDDDRVYVLGRTGTLSALRVDTGELLWRRNYSEDYDVDRMQWGFDWGFASAPLVDGERLIGFVGGQPDARVVAFDKLTGEEIWRALSSEEDLGVAQPIIVEAGGARQLIVWNPEEVASLDPVTGEIYWRQPYIVGGAMTVAVPVQVGAQLFFTTFYDGPMMLSLNQDRPDATVAWKGRSNSEIRTDGLHAVLATPIIDGGYIYGICSYGQLRCVNASTGERLWETQEATVERRRWASGYMVRNGNRVLINNDRGELIIARLSPEGYDEISRTKLIAPTSPPGNRRELRFVNWVHPAYANRHIYTRNDEEIIAVSMDAADYE